CGGTGGCCAGGGTGCGGGCTCCGGAGAAGGCGCGCGGCGGGCGGGCCGAGACCTGGGGCGAGGGGGCGGCCGGGGCCGGGGTCGGGGTGGTCATCGCGGGGTCTCCTGGAGTGCGTGGGCGTTGGCCTCGTCGACCAGGTGGAGGAAGGCTTCTTCGACCGTTTCGCGGCCGGTGCGGGTGCGCAGGGCGTCGGGGGTGTCGTCGGCGAGGATGTCGCCTTCGCGCATCAGGAGGAGGCGGTGGCAGCGTTCGGCCTCGTCCATCACATGGGAGGAGACGAGGAGCGTGGCCGCGCGGTCGGCTGCGATGCGGTGGAAGAGCTCCCACAGGTCGCGGCGGAGGACGGGGTCGAGGCCGACGGTCGGTTCGTCGAGGACGAGGAGTTCGGGTGTGCCGAGCAGGGCGACGGCGAGCGAGACGCGGTTGCGCTGGCCGCCGGAGAGCCTGCCGGCGAGGGCGTCGGCGTGGGAGGTGAGGTCGACGTCGGAGATGGCGCGGTGGACGGTCTCGTCGCGGGCGTCGCGGTGGGAGCGTCCGGGGTTGAGGACGGCCGCGAAGTACTCCAGATTCTGACGGATCGTCAAGTCGTCGTAGACCGAGGGTGCTTGGGTGACGTAGCCGATGCGGGCGCGGAGCGTGGCGTCGCCGGCCGGGCGGCCGAGGACGTCCAGGGTGCCGGTGACCTTGGCCTGGGTGCCGACGACGGCGCGCATCAGGGTGGACTTGCCGCAGCCGGACGGGCCGAGGAGGCCGGTGATCCGACCGGGCGGTACGGCGAAGCCGAGGTCGCGCAGCACGGTGCGTTCGCCCCGTACGACGCGCAGTCCGTGGGCGCGGATGGCAGCCTCTGCTTTATTCATCACCTGATGAATAATGCTCCCGCCCGCGCCGCACCGTCAAGGCCAGGGGCTCAGCCGAAGCCCGGGATGTGTGCGAGCAGGGCCGGCTGACGGGACGCCAGCTTCAGCGAGCGGACCGTGGAGCGGACGATGCCCTCCTTCACGTACGCCGCGGGGCGGCCGGTGAGGACGCGTTCGCGGGGTGAGTCGTCGGGCCGTACGAACTGGACCAGTCCGTCGTGGCGGCCCAGGCTCAGACACTGGAGGTAATAGGAGAAGTTCAGGGGTTTCGGCTCCTGGCCGCGCAGTTCGGCGATGATCGCGCTCGCGGCCTGCGAACCGCAGGGAAGGGCCGCCGCGCACCCCATGCGCAGCGCACCGGCCGCGGTGGTGTGCCCGGCGGCCGAGTCGCCGGCGCCGTACACCTCCGGGTGGGACACCGAACGCAGCACCGCGTCGACCTCCAGCCGCCCTCCGGCGTCGGTCGCGATCCCGGCGGCGCGCGCCAGTTCGGTGTTGGGGGTCATCGAGGCGGCCCACACGACGACGTCGGTGTCGATGTCGTCCGGACCGGCGACACGGCGGTCTTCCTCGACACGTACGCCGCGGCCGGCGAGCACCGTACGGACATGGGCGCGGCCCTTCGCGGAGAGCCCCGGGCCGACGTCGCCCTCCGTAAGAAGGGTGACGCGCCAGCCGGGGTGGGTCTCGGCAAGTTCGGTGGACAGCTCGATACCGGTGAGGCCGCCGCCCACGACCGTCAGGGAGCCGGGTCCGTCCTTCAGGCGCTTGTGCAGTTCGGTGGCCGACTCGACCGTGTACGCGCGGTCCCGGTCGCCGGGGCCGACGGACCGGGTGCGGCTGCCGAGTGCGTGGACGAGCCGGTCGTACGGCAGGACACGGCCGTCGTCGGTACGGACCTCGCGGCCCGCGGTGTCGATCTCGGTGGCGCGGGCGGCGACATGGATGATCCCGGTCGGGCGGAGAAATGAGCCGAGCGGGTGGGTGACGTCGGGGCGTCCGGCCGCGTGTTCGTGCAGCCGGACGCGTTCGGTGAACCGGTCGGCGGGGTCGACGAGGGTGACGTGGGCGTGCGGGGCGAGGCGCAGTGCGGACATCATCCCCGCGTAGCCCGCGCCGACCACGACGATCCGCGGCTTCTCCGAAGGAAGGGGGTGCGTGTTGGTGGGTGTCATACAAGGGGGACGACATAGCGCCCCAGCTTGTGACGGTGAGTGCGGTCACAGACTCCCGAGGTCGAGGTGGCGCAGCTTCTCCGGGTTGATCACGGCGTCGATCTCGGTGATGAGCCCGCCGTGCACGCTGAAGGCGAAGACGATGACCCGGTCGCCGACGGGGTCGGTGACCACGAGGCCAGGGGCGCCGTTCACCTCGCGTACGGAGGCGCTCATCGTCTCGGGGTCGTAGTCACGCGCGAGGTGCCGCGCGAAGCGGACGGCCTTCTCGTCGCCGATGACGGGCAGCCTGGCCGCCGTGACCTTGCCGCCGCCGTCCGAGCGCCACACCACCCCGGGGTCGAGGATCTCCAGCAGTCCGTCGAAGTCCCCGCCCAGCACGGCCGACAGGAACGCCTCGACGGCCCGCCGGTGTTCGCCCCGGTCGACGGAGCGGCGGGGCGCGTCGGCCCGTACCCGGCGGCGGGCGCGGGAGGCCAGCTGCCGTACGGAATCGGGCGTGCGCCCCACGACGTCGGCGATCTCCTTGAACGGCACGGCGAAGACGTCGTGCAGGATGAACGCGGTGCGCTCCGCCGGTGTCAGCCGCTCCAGCACGGTGAGCATGGCGAGCCCGACGGACTCGTCCAGCGTGACCCGGTCCTCCGGACCACTGTCGGTGACCACCGGCTCGGGCAGCCACGGCCCGACGTACGACTCACGGCGGGCGCGCGCGGAGCCGAGCTGGTCGTAGCAGAGCCGGCTGATGACCGTCGTCAGATACGACCTGGGGTCGTCCGCCTCGTCGTCGGGCAGCCGCTGCCAGCGCAGCCAGGTCTCCTGCACCGCGTCCTCGGCGTCCGCGACGGATCCGGTGATGCGGTACGCGATGCCCCACAGCCTCTTGCGCTCGCGCTCGAAAACCGCCAGATCGGCCATGTGTCGGCGCTCCTCTCCCTGTGCCGGTGTCTCGCCCGGTCCCGGTGCCGGACCCCCGCCGTCAGGCGTCGGACGACGGGCCTCGAAGGACAGACGAAGCGGAGTCGCGAAATGTGACAGTCAGCTCGACCGAGTACGCCTCGTCGACCTGGCCGGTCGGAAAGATCTTGAGCAGTTCGGCGCGTTCGACGGCGAGGCAGGCGGCCGTGGCCTCCTCACCGAGGACGCGGAAAAAGGAGTGGCTGCCGAGATTGGCAAGGTGGGTGTCGAGCGGGACGGTGCGGGTCCAGTGCAACTCGCGCCGCACGCACGGCAGGTCCTGCGGCAGTCTCTCGGCGCGTCGGCCCCCCGAGCCGTGCGAGCTCTCGGCCTCGCTCTCGCCCGCGAGCCGGTGGAGCCGTTCCTCCTGCGCGGCGACCCAGGGCACGGTGGGGTCGGCGACGTTCCACCACAGGGCGAGCGCGCCGCCCGGCCGCAGCACCCGCAGTGCCTCGGGGACGGAGCGGGCCGGGTCGGTCCAGTGCCAGGACTGGGCGTACGTCACCAGATCGACGGACGCGTCCGCGATCGGCAGCGCGTCGCCGAAGCCCCTGACCAGCGGGGTGTCGGGCAGACCCTGGCGCAGCCGCGCGGCCATGCCGGGACCCGGCTCGACCGCGACGACCTCGGCGCCGCGCGCACGCAGCAGACGGGTCGCTATACCGGTCCCGGCGCCGACGTCGAGGACGCGGGAGCCACTGAGAGGGCGGCCGGACAGTTCCTCGACGGCGTCGAAGAGCACCGGCGGATAGCCGGGCCGGGCGGCGTCGTACTGGCCGGCGACGACATCGAAGGAGAGCGCGCGATCGGTCATGCGTCCCATCCTGCCGGGTGCGGGGGTGTGCGGGGGCGCGGTCCTCGGGAGCCCGGTCCGCCCCGCGTCACTTGCGCTTGGTACGTCCGCCCTTGCGGGCGGCCGGGTTGCGGGTTCGGGCGGTGCGGCGGCGCTCGTACTGGCCGACGGCCGTCTCGTACTCGGTACGCCGCAGCCCCTCCCCCGGCGCCTCGGTGAGTGAGCGCACGAAGTACGCGACCAGCGAGCCGATGAAGCCGATGCCCTTGAGACTGCGCAGCGCCTCCTCGCGGGCGGCGTCGACCGGGCGCTTGGAGAACCCTTCCCAGGTCTTGCGGAAGGCGATAGCGCTGCACACCGAGAACATCACGATGACGAGCACGCCGACGAAGGGACTGGAGTTCGCGATCTCCAGGCCCTGATAGGCGAAGCGCAGCAGGAAGCACCCGCCCACGGCGGCGGTCAGTGAGCCGGCGGCGACGCCCACGCGGCGCGGCCCGTACCCGCCGTCGTGGGCGACCCACGTCGTGCCGAAGAAGCGGATGGGCTCGGGCTGCGGGCCGTCGGGACCTCCGCCGGGACCGCCTCCGCCGTCGCGACTGCCGCCGCCCGTGGACGGCGCTGCCGCTGCCGCGACGGCGGGGGTGTCGGCGGCTTCGCCGCCCTCGTCAGGAATTGCGCTCTTTCTCCGGCTCACAAGATGATTATCCCTGTGCGCCGCTGCCCGGACCGAGGGACCTGGGCCTCGGCCTCAGCGGCTCAGCGGCTCAGCGGCTCAGGCGCAGCGCGGGGCGACGTATCCGTCGCTGCCCGTCTTGACGTACGCGTCCGAGACGAACTCGCCGTTGGCGATGTTGTCCCAGATGTTCGACGTTCCGTACGGCCCGTTCACCGACGTGCCGGGCTTCTGGCAGTAGACCGGCACCTTCACGTTGTACGGAAGGGTGCGGACCACCGAGTAGTGCGTGCCCGGACCCGAGCGCACATTGACGCGGTAGCCCGGCGCGATCGGGTATCTGACGACCGCCGCGGCGAGTGCCACCGCCTCGGCCTCCGTGTCCGTCCGCGTGTCCGTCTGCGCGAGCTCTGCCACGTCCCCCGCCTCGTCAACAGCCATCGCTGCTCTCCCCCTTGTTGATCTTGTTGAATGTTCACACTCTTCGACGCGCAGGCTAGCAACACCCTTCAGCCACAGCCGCACCATCGACTAGGCTCCGTGAGTCGCGATCGCAGAAAGCGACACGGGGGAAAACACACATGGAATACGCCGGCAGTTACCGCCTGGAGGCCTGTCTCGGCTCCGGTGGCATGGGCGTCGTACATCTGGCACGCTCCGCGTCGGGCCTGCGACTCGCCGTGAAGGTGGTGCACCAGCAGTACGCGGCGGACCCGGAGTTCCGCGCCCGCTTCCGTCAGGAGGTCGCCGCCGCGCGCCGTGTCAGCGGTGCCTTCACCGCGCCCGTCGTCGACGCCGACCCGGACGCCGAGCGGCCCTGGATGGCCACCTCGTACATCCCGGGTCCGACGCTGGCCGAGCAGGTGAAGAGCAACGGGCCCATGGCTCCCGCCGAGTTGCGCCGGCTGACGGCGGGACTCGCCGAGGCGCTGCGGGACATCCACCGGGCCGGTGTCGTCCACCGGGACCTCAAGCCCGGCAACGTACTCCTTACGGACAACGGCCCCAGGGTGATCGACTTCGGGATCTCGCGGCCGGTCGACAGCGATCTGCGCACCGAGACGGGGAAGTTGATCGGCTCGCCGCCGTACATGGCGCCGGAGCAGTTCCAGCGTCCGCGTGAAGTGGGGCCCGCGGCCGACGTGTTCGCGCTGGGGTCGCTGCTGGTGCACGCGGCGACCGGGCGCGGGCCGTTCGACTCGGACAGCCCGTACATCGTCGCCTACCAGGTGGTACACGACGAGGCCGATCTGGTGGGGCTGCCCGCCGATCTGGCGCCGCTGGTGGGGCGTTGCCTCGCCAAGGATCCGCAGAAACGTCCCACCCCTGACGAGATCATGTCGGAACTGCGTCCGCCTTCTTACGAGGCGGACGCGTTCATACCGGCTCAACGGCGCTCGGCGGAGCGGCCGTTGGCAGTACCCGGAGGTGAGCAGCGCACCCACGTCGGTGCGCACTCACCGGCCGGGAGCGCGGCCACGCCGAAGCCGTCCCCCCGTCCCGCTCCGAAGCGGGACGGCAGGCGCGAGCCCGTGGAGCCGAAGACCGCGGGCGACGGCGGACGGCGTGGCCAAGTCAAGTGGCCGGCGCTGGCAATCGGCGCCGTGGTGCTCGTGTACGGCGCCCTCTGGGCCGCGCAGGGCTTCGGCGATACACGGGCCCCCTCGTCCGCCCCGCGGGGCTCAGGCGCCGCGGAGACAGCCGGCGTGGCCTTCGAGCCGTGGCTGGCCCCGGCCATCGGGAAGACCGCCGAGCGCGGCACCGCACCGGCGTGTTCGTACACACCGAGCGTCTCCGGCGTCTCGGCGACCCTGCTCTGCTCCACCGCCGGCGTCGCCGCCGCCCGCCTCGATCCGGCCGACGGCCATGTCATCTGGTCGCACGGCGCGGGCGCGGAGACCCCGTCCGTGCCCGTCGTCTCCGGCGGCCTCGTCCACGCCGTCCTCACCTCCGTGAAGAGCGCGCGCCTGCGGGCGTACGACAAGGACGACGGCACACCGGTCTGGAGCGCGGACGTCTCCGGTCGCCAGGGCGGCGTCCACCATGCCGGCGACACCGTCCTGCTCGTCGGGAACGACGGAAGGGTGGAGGCGCTCAACGGCGCCACGGGCAAGCGGCGTTGGGAACGTCCGCTGCCCGGACACACCGACCCGATCCTCGCCTTCCACAGCCCGGGGACCGGTCATACCTACGCCGCCGAGTCCTCGGCCGACGGCCGCACCACGCTGGTCAGCGCGGTGGACCCGAAGAACGGCGAACTCGCCTGGCAGCGGCGGCTGGACGGAAATCTCGATCCGGTGGCCACCGAGGGCGGCGCCCTGTTCCTCGCGTCGCTCGACCGGGACTCGATGACGGACGCGGTCGTGCGCTACGACCCCGCGCGGGGCGACGTGCGCCGTGTCCCGCTGCCGTATGTCATGACCGATGCACAGCTCGCCGTACGCGACGACACCGCGTATCTCCTGGCGCGGGGCGGGAGCCTGGTGGCCGTCGACACCCGCCGTACGGGGAAGAACACCAAGCCCCGCTGGGAGTTGGAGACCGACGTCGCCCGCTCGTCCCGCCCCGTCGTGACGGCCGGTGACCGGCTGTACTTCTCCGCCGCCGACGGACAGCTGATCACGGTCGACACGGCGAACGGGTCGCTGGTCGGGCGTACGAAACCACGTCTGCTCTCGGGAAAGCTCGCCTACATGTCGACACTGCCCGCCCCCGCGACGGCGCCCGGCCGGGTCTACGCCGGTGCGCCCGACGGGTCCGTCTTCGCCGTGGACAGCGAGAACCCCGGCACCTGGTGACAGACACCGGGTGCCGGGGTCGCGCTCACGGTTGAAAAGGCGCCGGCGCGTCAGCCCAGCAGGGAGACGTCGCGGACCGCGCCCTTGTCCGCGCTCGTCGCCATCGCCGCGTACGCGCGCAGCGCCACGGAGACCTTGCGCTCGCGGTCGACCGGCTCGTACACACCGTTCAGCGCGTCCCGCCGGACCGCCAACTCGTCGTCCGCGACGAGCAGTTCGATCGAGCGTCCCGGGATGTCGATCCGGATCCGGTCGCCGTCCCGTACCAGCGCGATCGTCCCGCCGGACGCCGCCTCGGGCGAGGCGTGGCCGATCGACAGGCCCGACGTACCGCCGGAGAAGCGGCCGTCGGTGACCAGGGCGCACGCCTTGCCCAGGCCGCGGCCCTTCAGATACGAGGTGGGGTAGAGCATCTCCTGCATGCCGGGGCCGCCGCGCGGACCCTCGTAGCGGATGACGATGACGTCGCCCTCCGCGATCTCCTTACGGAGGATCTTCTCGACGGCGTCCTCCTGCGACTCGCAGACGACTGCGGGGCCTTCGAAGGTCCAGATCGACTCGTCCACGCCGGCGGTCTTCACCACACAGCCGTCGACGGCCAGGTTGCCCTTCAGCACGGCGAGTCCGCCGTCCTTCGAGTACGCGTGCTCCAGCGAGCGGATACAGCCGCCCTCGGCGTCCAGGTCGAGCGTGTCCCACCGCTCGGACTGGGAGAACGCGGTCGCCGAGCGCTCGCAGCCGGGCGCCGCGTGCCACAGCTCCACGGCCTCCTCGGAGGGTGAACCGCCGCGCACGTCCCAGGTCTTGAGCCACTCGTCGAGCGAGTCGGAGTGCACCGAGTGCACGTCCTCATCAAGAAGGCCGCCCCGGTACAGCTCGCCCAGGATGGCGGGGATGCCGCCGGCCCGGTGGATGTCCTCCATGTAGTACGTGCCGCCGGGCGCGACGTTCGGCGCGACCTTCGCCAGGCACGGGACGCGCCGCGAGACGGCGTCGATCTCGTCCAGGCCGTAGTCGAGACCGGCCTCCTGGGCGGCGGCGAGGAGGTGCAGGATCGTGTTCGTGGAGCCGCCCATGGCGATGTCGAGTGCCATGGCGTTGTCGAAGGCCGCGCGGGTGGCGATGTTGCGCGGCAGGACGGTCTCGTCGCCGCCTTCGTAGTAGCGCTGGGCGATGTCGACGACCGTGCGGCCCGCGTTCTCGTACAGCGCCTTGCGCGCGGTGTGCGTGGCGAGGACCGAGCCGTTGCCGGGCAGGGCGAGGCCGATGGCCTCCGCGAGACAGTTCATCGAGTTGGCGGTGAACATGCCGGAGCAGGAGCCGCAGGTCGGGCAGGCGTTCTCCTCGATACGGAGGATGTCCTCGTCCGAGACGGACTCGTTGACGGCGTCCGAGATCGCGTTGATCAGGTCCAGCTTGCGGACGGTGCCGTCGACGAGGGTGGCCTTGCCGGCCTCCATCGGGCCGCCGGAGACGAAGACCGTGGGGATGTTGAGGCGCATCGCCGCCATCAGCATGCCCGGCGTGATCTTGTCGCAGTTGGAGATGCAGATCAGCGCGTCCGCGCAGTGCGCCTCGACCATGTACTCGACGGAGTCGGCGATCAGATCGCGGGACGGCAGGCTGTAGAGCATGCCTCCGTGGCCCATCGCGATGCCGTCGTCGACGGCGATGGTGTTGAACTCACGCGGGACGGCTCCGGCGGCCTTGATCGCCTCGGAGACGATCCGGCCGACGGGGGCGAGGTGGGTGTGGCCGGGGACGAACTCGGTGAAGGAGTTGGCCACGGCGACGATCGGCTTGCCGATGTCCTCGCTCGCTACGCCCGACGCCCGCATAAGGGCGCGTGCGCCCGCCATGTTGCGGCCGTGGGTGACAGTGCGGGACCTCAGCTCGGGCATCGTCGCTCGCTCCTTCGGCAGATCCTTCGGTGGAAATGACTTTTTCGAGCCTACGCCCACCGCTCCAAGATCTGGACTCTCCGTCCGGAATGCGGGACACCTGTCCGGGTTCCGCTCAGGCTTCGGTCAGATACCGCTGGAGCGTCGGCGCGACGAGTCTGACGATCTCGTCCGTGTCCACGGAGGCCAGCGGCTCCGCCTTGAGCACGTACCGCAGGATCGCGATCCCGATCATGTGCGAGGCGGCCAGCTCGGCGCGGAGGGTGGGATCCGGTACGTCCAGTTCCACCGCGATCCGCTCCAGCAGCCGCCGCAGCACGAACTTGCGCAGCAGGGCCGCCGCCGCCTCGTTCGTCACGGCGGAACGGATGATCGCGAGCAGCGGGGCCCGGGACACCGGGTTCTCCCACACGCTGATGAAGTAGCGCGCGAGCCGCTCGCCGATGCCCTCCTCGCCGCCGCTCAGCAGCGCGGGAAGCACCATCGCCGGCTCGAAGGAGACCTCGATGGCGGCGCCGAAGACCTCCTCCTTCGTACCGAAGTAGTGATGCACGAGGGCGGGGTCCACGCCCGCCGCCTTCGCGATGCCTCTTACGGAGGTCTTGTCGAAGCCGCGCTCGGCGAACTCCGTACGGGCCGCATCCAGGATCCGTTCGCGCGTGCCGGGACCGGTGTCCGTGTCCGAGCGGGCGGGGCGGCCACGGCGGCGCGGGGCCGTACCCGTCATCGGCGGCGCATCCCCGGGCGGCCGTACGACAGGCGCGGCTGCGGCGCCCGGGTCTCCGCGGCGGACGCTCCCGACGGCGTACCGGCGGCGGAGCCGGTCGGCGATCCGGCGGCGGTCCCCGTCGACGCCAGGTGCAGCCGGGTGAAGGCCAGCGCCTCCGCCAGGTCGGCCTCGCGTTCGGCCGAGGACATCGCGCGCCGGGTGTTGACCTCGATGACGACGTTCCCGTCGAAGGAGCTGCCCGCGAGCTGTTCGAGGAGTTCGGCGCAGGGCTGGGTGCCGCGTCCTGGCACCAGGTGCTCGTCCTTGGCCGAGCCGTTGCCGTCGGCGAGATGGATGTGCCCCAGCCGGTCGCCCATGCGGCCGACCATGGACATCGCGTCGGCGCGGGCGGTGGCGGTGTGCGACAGGTCGACGGTGAAGTGGCGGTAGTCGTCCTTCGTCACGTCCCAGTCGGGGGCGTACGCGAGCACTTCACGGTCCCGGTAGCGCCACGGGTACATGTTCTCGACGGCGAACCGCACGTCCGTCTCGTCGGCCATGCGCCAGACGCCGGTGACGAAGTCGCGCGCGTACTGGCGCTGCCAGCGGAACGGCGGGTGTACGACGACGGTGGAGGCGCCCAGCCGCTCGGCGGCGGCCTGCGCGCGCTGGAGCTTGGTCCACGGGTCCGTCGACCAGACGCGCTGCGTGATCAGCAGACAGGGCGCGTGGATGGCGAGGATCGGCACGTGGTGATAGTCGGAGAGCCGGCGCAGTGCCTCGATGTCCTGGCTGACGGGGTCCGTCCAGACCATGACCTCGACGCCGTCGTACCCGAGGCGCCCGGCGATCTCGAAGGCCGTCGCCGTGGACTCCGGATAGACGGAGGCCGTCGACAGCGCGACCTTCGCATCCGGGATGCGCACCACTGCTTCTGCCACGGGGACAGGGTACGGGCAGCGGAGGGCGGCTTCGCGGGCAGCGGCGGGGAAAGTGACGAGTGCAACGGCTCGCCCTCCTGAAGAGGGCGAGCCGTCACAGGGCGAGCGCTCTACAGGCGAGCGGTCGCAGGAAGCGGCGCTCAGACCTGCGTCGTCGGCAGCTGGTCCAGCCGTCGCAGGATCACGCCCTCGCGCAGCGCCCAGGGGCAGATCTCCAGCTCGTCGACGCCGAACAGATCCATAGCCGCGTCCGCGACCAGCGCGCCAGCGAGCAGCTGGGGCGCCCGCCCGTCCGACACACCGGGCAGCGCGGCACGGCGCGCGGCGGGCATCACCGCCAGTTTGGGGACCCACTCCTCCAGCGATTTACGGCTCAGGTCCCGCTGTACATAGAGCCCGTCGGCGGACCGGGCGGCCCCGGCGATCCTGGCCAGCTGCCGGAAGGTCTTCGAGGTGGCCACGACATGGTCCGGTTCGCCGAAGCGGGTGAACTCACCGACGCAACGGGCGATCTCGGCCCGCACATGGCGGCGCAGCTCCTTCACGGCCCCGGGATCGGGCGGATCGCCGGGCAGCCAGGCCGCGGTGAGGCGGCCGGCGCCCAGGGGCAGGGACGCCACGGCGTCCGGTTCCTCGTCGACGCCGTAGGCGATCTCCAGCGAGCCGCCGCCGATGTCCAGGACCAGCAGCCGCCCCGCCGACCACCCGAACCAGCGCCGGGCGGCGAGGAACGTCAGCCGGGCCTCCTCGTCCCCGGTCAGGACATGGAGGTCAACGTCCGTCTCCGCCTTGACCCTGGCGAGTACCTGGTCGGCGTTGCTCGCCTCGCGCACGGCGGACGTCGCGAACGACAGCACCGCCTCGCAGCCCTTGTCCTCGGCCGCCTGGAGCGCGTCGGCGACCGTGGCCACCAGCCGGTCCACGCCGTCGGGGCCGATCGCGCCGTCCGCGTCGAGCAGTTCGGCGAGCCTCAGCTCGGTCTTGTGGGAATGGGCGGGCAGCGGGCGCGCGCCGCGATGCGCGTCGACCGCCAGCAGGTGGACGGTGTTCGAACCGACGTCGAGAACTCCGAGTCTCATGCGCGAACGCTACTGCGGTGACGCGCATACGCTGGACCCGTGCCAAAGACGAACAAGGCGAAGCCGGGCAAAGCCAGACGCGCCAAGAAGCAGCATGAGCAGATTCCGCCCGACGAGAAGGGGCTGGACTTCGCGCGGTCCTGGGTCGAATTCCCTGATCCGGCCGACGAGGACCAGGTCTTCCGGTGCGATCTGACCTGGCTCACCTCTCGCTGGACCTGTGTCTTCGGCAGCGGCTGCCAGGGCATCGAGGCGGGCCGCGCCGACGACGGCTGCTGCACGCTGGGGGCGCACTTCTCCGACGAGGACGACGAGAAGCGGGTCGCGGGGCACGTGAAACGGCTCACGCCGGAGCTGTGGCAGTTCCACGACGTGGGAGCGGACAGCGGCTGGGTGGAGACGGACGACGACGGCGCGCGCAAGACGCGCCGCTGGGACGGCTCGTGCGTCTTCCAGAACCGGCCCGGTTTCGCCGGCGGCGCGGGCTGCGCGCTGCACATCCTGGCGCTGCGGGAGGACCGCGAGCCGCTGGAGACGAAGCCCGACGTCTGCTGGCAGCTGCCGGTGCGGCGTACGTACGACTGGATCGAGCGGCCCGACGAGTCGCGGGTGCTCCAGGTGACGATCGGCGAGTACGACCGGCGGGGCTGGGGCCCCGGCGGGCACGACCTGCACTGGTGGTGCACATCGGCGACGTCGGCGCACGGGGCGGGCGAGCCCGTGTACCGGACGTACGCGCCCGAGCTGACGGAGCTGATGGGCAAGGCCGGGTACGACACGCTGGTCGAGCTCTGCGAGGCACGGCTGGCGAGCGCGCTGCCGCTCGTCGCCCCGCACCCGGCGGACCCGGTGCCGGCGCCCGCGCCCCCGGCCTGACGGCGGAGGACGGCGGCACGCCCGCTCACGGAGACGCGGGCGGCGTGTCCGCATCGCCCGAACCGCCCGAGCCACCCGGGTCCGGCGGACCGGACGGGTCTCCGGGCGGGCTCGGGTCGCCGGAGCCTGGCGGCGGATCCGTCGGATCGGTCGGGTCCGTCGGGTCGCCCGTGCCGGGCGGCGGATCGGTGGGGTCGGTCGGACCCGGATCGGTCGGTCCGCCCGGGTCGCTCGGGCCGGGGCCGCCCGTGCCCGGCGGCGGCGAGGACGGCGGGCGCGTCGGCCTGCCGGGACCGGGCCCCTGACCGTGACCGTGGCCGGGGTCCCACGAGGACGGCGGCCTGGCACCGTAACCGCTGATCGCCACCACCGAGCCCACGGGGCTCAGCCCGATACGGGCGCGCCACGGTCCTGACGGCTCGCGCGCGTGGTCCACGTGGACGTGGACGGTGACGGACCTGCCGGGGGCGAGCGTGCCGGACGTACGGCTCAGCCGCAGCCAGGACGCGCTGGTCCAGGCCGACCACGAGACGGGCTCGCCGCCGGTCGCGGTGAGCGTGATCCTCGTACGGTCGCCGCTCGACTCGGCCGTGACCGCGAGCCGTCCCGAACCCGCTCCG
The nucleotide sequence above comes from Streptomyces sp. NBC_01716. Encoded proteins:
- the ilvD gene encoding dihydroxy-acid dehydratase, which encodes MPELRSRTVTHGRNMAGARALMRASGVASEDIGKPIVAVANSFTEFVPGHTHLAPVGRIVSEAIKAAGAVPREFNTIAVDDGIAMGHGGMLYSLPSRDLIADSVEYMVEAHCADALICISNCDKITPGMLMAAMRLNIPTVFVSGGPMEAGKATLVDGTVRKLDLINAISDAVNESVSDEDILRIEENACPTCGSCSGMFTANSMNCLAEAIGLALPGNGSVLATHTARKALYENAGRTVVDIAQRYYEGGDETVLPRNIATRAAFDNAMALDIAMGGSTNTILHLLAAAQEAGLDYGLDEIDAVSRRVPCLAKVAPNVAPGGTYYMEDIHRAGGIPAILGELYRGGLLDEDVHSVHSDSLDEWLKTWDVRGGSPSEEAVELWHAAPGCERSATAFSQSERWDTLDLDAEGGCIRSLEHAYSKDGGLAVLKGNLAVDGCVVKTAGVDESIWTFEGPAVVCESQEDAVEKILRKEIAEGDVIVIRYEGPRGGPGMQEMLYPTSYLKGRGLGKACALVTDGRFSGGTSGLSIGHASPEAASGGTIALVRDGDRIRIDIPGRSIELLVADDELAVRRDALNGVYEPVDRERKVSVALRAYAAMATSADKGAVRDVSLLG
- a CDS encoding TetR/AcrR family transcriptional regulator, encoding MTGTAPRRRGRPARSDTDTGPGTRERILDAARTEFAERGFDKTSVRGIAKAAGVDPALVHHYFGTKEEVFGAAIEVSFEPAMVLPALLSGGEEGIGERLARYFISVWENPVSRAPLLAIIRSAVTNEAAAALLRKFVLRRLLERIAVELDVPDPTLRAELAASHMIGIAILRYVLKAEPLASVDTDEIVRLVAPTLQRYLTEA
- a CDS encoding sugar phosphate isomerase/epimerase family protein, coding for MAEAVVRIPDAKVALSTASVYPESTATAFEIAGRLGYDGVEVMVWTDPVSQDIEALRRLSDYHHVPILAIHAPCLLITQRVWSTDPWTKLQRAQAAAERLGASTVVVHPPFRWQRQYARDFVTGVWRMADETDVRFAVENMYPWRYRDREVLAYAPDWDVTKDDYRHFTVDLSHTATARADAMSMVGRMGDRLGHIHLADGNGSAKDEHLVPGRGTQPCAELLEQLAGSSFDGNVVIEVNTRRAMSSAEREADLAEALAFTRLHLASTGTAAGSPTGSAAGTPSGASAAETRAPQPRLSYGRPGMRRR
- a CDS encoding Ppx/GppA phosphatase family protein, whose translation is MRLGVLDVGSNTVHLLAVDAHRGARPLPAHSHKTELRLAELLDADGAIGPDGVDRLVATVADALQAAEDKGCEAVLSFATSAVREASNADQVLARVKAETDVDLHVLTGDEEARLTFLAARRWFGWSAGRLLVLDIGGGSLEIAYGVDEEPDAVASLPLGAGRLTAAWLPGDPPDPGAVKELRRHVRAEIARCVGEFTRFGEPDHVVATSKTFRQLARIAGAARSADGLYVQRDLSRKSLEEWVPKLAVMPAARRAALPGVSDGRAPQLLAGALVADAAMDLFGVDELEICPWALREGVILRRLDQLPTTQV